A genome region from Candidatus Woesearchaeota archaeon includes the following:
- a CDS encoding glycosyltransferase — protein sequence MKIIVTIPAYNEEKTLPKVIEEVNQAMKTLGYDYQVLVIDDGSNDRTGEVAGKAGADVFYHQVNLGLAEAFRTEMKLALQNNADIIVHIDADGQYRGKDISKLIRPIIEKKADIVLGSRFRGHIEKMSFIKKIGNIAFSKVLTSITGKRITDGQTGFRAFTKEVAGINIISRHTYTQEQVIKSIKSKYRLVEVPVYFAERKGKSRLIKHPLSYAAKAWINIIRIYRDYEPLKFFGIIGGLFLFLGSLLGILILATLINKGVVGGIPRVILSGLFITTGIQILLFGFLADMKK from the coding sequence ATGAAAATCATAGTAACTATACCTGCATATAACGAGGAAAAAACCTTGCCCAAAGTGATAGAAGAAGTAAATCAGGCAATGAAGACTTTGGGATACGATTATCAGGTATTGGTAATAGATGATGGCAGTAATGACCGCACTGGAGAAGTTGCTGGAAAAGCAGGAGCCGATGTATTTTATCATCAGGTTAACCTGGGTCTGGCAGAAGCATTTCGCACTGAGATGAAGCTTGCTCTTCAAAATAATGCTGACATCATTGTCCATATTGATGCTGATGGCCAGTACAGGGGTAAGGATATAAGTAAATTAATCCGGCCGATAATTGAAAAAAAAGCTGATATAGTCCTGGGTTCAAGATTCAGGGGGCATATCGAAAAGATGTCTTTTATTAAAAAAATAGGAAACATAGCTTTTTCAAAAGTATTAACAAGCATAACGGGAAAGAGAATCACCGATGGCCAGACAGGATTCAGGGCATTTACAAAAGAAGTAGCCGGAATAAATATTATATCAAGGCATACATATACACAGGAGCAGGTGATTAAATCAATAAAAAGTAAATACAGGCTGGTAGAAGTTCCTGTTTATTTTGCAGAAAGAAAGGGAAAGAGTCGATTGATAAAACACCCATTAAGCTATGCCGCAAAGGCATGGATTAATATAATAAGGATTTATAGGGATTATGAACCATTGAAATTTTTTGGGATTATTGGGGGTTTATTCTTATTTTTAGGGAGCCTGCTGGGTATTCTGATTTTGGCCACTCTAATAAACAAAGGGGTTGTAGGGGGCATACCCAGAGTGATACTTTCAGGGTTGTTCATAACGACAGGCATCCAGATTCTGCTTTTTGGCTTTTTGGCAGATATGAAAAAATAG